Genomic segment of Kibdelosporangium phytohabitans:
GTGGAGACAGCGCCGGGCGCCGGGATGAAGGTGATCCTGCGCGTGCCGAAGTCGTTCCCCGGCGTGCGACCGGCCCTGCCGGACTACTCGCACCCCGAGTCGGACGACGACTACGCACCGGTGCCGGGCTCGGCGTCACCCAACGGGCACGCGCAGAGTCCGTAGAGTTTCGACCATGAGCGTGACCGAGAAGCTGGTGTCCCGGTTGCCCGGCCTGGGCGACCGGATCGATCGCAAGCCCGTCGTCTCCGTGATCAAGCTGCACGGCGTGATCACGCCGACCCCGTCCCCGCTCGGCCGCGGGTCGATCAGCCTCAACTCGGTCGAGTCCGCGTTGACCAGGGCGTTCGACCACGAGCGGCTGCTCGCGGTGGCGTTGCAGGTCAACTCGCCCGGTGGCGCGCCGACCCAGTCGGCGCTGGTCGCCGAGCGGATCAGGCAGCTGGCGGCCCGCAAGAACGTGCCCGTGATCGCGTTCTGCGAGGACGTGGCGGCGTCCGGCGGGTACTGGCTCGCGTGCGCGGCCGACGAGATCTTCGCGCACGGCACGTCGCTGGTCGGCTCGATCGGCGTGATCAGCGCGGGATTCGGCCTGACCGGGTTGCTGGAGCGGGTCGGCGTCGAGCGGCGCGTGCACACCGCGGGCACCAACAAGATGCGGCTCGACCCGTTCCAGAACGAGAAGCCCGAGGACGTCGAGTGGCTGGTCGGGTTGCAGGGGCAGCTGCACGAGCAGTTCGTCGAGTGGGTCAGCGAGCGGCGCGGTGACCGGCTCAGCAAGGACCACGACGACGTGTTCTCCGGCGAGGTGTGGACGGGTGCCGCGGCGGCCGAACGCGGCCTGGTGGACGGCCTGGGCACGTTGCGCGGCGTGATCTCGCAGCGCTACCCGGACGCCGAGATCGCCATCGCCGAACCACGACGGCCGCTGCTCGCCCGGCTCGGGGTCGGCGGCGGTGCGGCCGCCGGGATTCTCGGAGCCGCGATTCAGGCCGTGGAACACAGAGCTACCTGGTCGCGCTTCGGTCTGTGATCCTTGTCCGGAGAAACTTCACTCGGCAGGGTGGCGGTAGTGATGAACATGGACATCGAGGCGGTGCGATAGGCAAGATGCACCCCACCGTGACTAACGAGAGCGCAGCCGGACTCGTCGTACTCTGCGTGGACGACGAGCGGGCCGGCATAGAGATGATCACCGAACGGCTCGAGGGAAACCGGCACGTTCGCAAGATCCTGACGGCCTTCGACGCCGCCGAGGCGCTGCGGGTGCTCAGCGGCAACGACGAAGAGCTGGTCACCCGACGCAAAGCGGGGATGCCCGCGGTCGACGCGGTCTTCTGCGACCTGAACATGCCCGGCCTGACCGGCATCGAGATGGGCCGCGTGCTCTCCGAGTTCAACCCGCCGCCCTGCCTGGTGTTCGTCACCGGCGTCGGCGGCGACGAGGCGGTCGACGCCTTCGAACTCGGCGCGGTGGACTACCTGCTCAAGCCGTTGAACGACCAGGCGCGGGTGGACAAGGCGGTCGACCGCGTGATCGCCAAGCTGCGCCTGAACAACCTGCCCGCGCCGGGCACCGCGCCCGGCGGTGGCGTCGCGGTGCAGGACGAGCGCGACGACGAGGTGATCCCGGTCGAACTGGCCGGTACGACGAAACTGGTGGCGCGCAAGTCGGTCCGCTGGGTGGAGGCGCAGGGCGACTACGCGCGGCTCTACACCACGGACGGCTCGCACCTGGTCCGGATCCCGTTGGCGCAGTTGGAGGAGCGCTGGGGAAAGGTCGGGTTCGTGCGGATCCACCGGTCGTACCTGGTGCCGCTGAACCTGATCACCGAGTTGCGGATGGGCGCGTCCGGGTACACCGTCGTGATCGGCAGCGAGGAGAAGGAGCTGCCGGTGAGCCGGCGGCACACGCGTGAGCTCAAGGACAAGCTCGTGCGATCCCCCCGCGCGGGCTTCGGCAGCTAGCGGCCGGTTTCCATGAGCAAGCACTCGGCGGGCAGCGGACCCGGCAGGTCGTCCAAGGACCCGCAGGACAACGGCGCCGCCGGGCCGCCGCCGAGGCGCAAACGCGTTGTGCTCGCGGATTCCCGTGCGCCGGTGACTGTTCTGCGCACGGTCGTCGAGCTGGAGGAACAGACCAGCTACGGCGAGGAGCTCGTGCGCGGGTTCATCCGGATCCAGTTCCGCACGGCCGTGCGGTTGGCGTTGCTCGCCGCCGTTCTGCTGTGCAGTCTGCCGGTGTTGTTCTTCTTCGTGCCCGCGATCTCCGACGTGACCGTGGCCGGGGTGCGGCTGCCGTGGCTGTTGTTGGGGGTCGCCCCCTTCCCCGTTCTCTTCGGTATCGGATACTGGTACAACGTGCTGGCTGAACGGCACGAACGCGACTTCGTCGACATGGTCGAGAAGTAGCCCGAAAGGGTTTGTCCAGTGGGTGGCACGGCCGTTGAGCTGAACCTGTGGGCCGTGTCCGGCATCGCGCTGGTCGCGGTGATGACCTTCTATGTCGGTTTCCGCAGCTCACGGGCGGCCAGCACGACGCAGGACTTCCTCGTGGCGCGGCGGACCGTGCGGTCGCGGCGCAACGCCGCCGCGGTGTCCGGCGAGTACTTGTCGGCCGCGTCCTTCCTCGGTGTGGCCGGTCTGATCCTCAAGGACGGCGTCGACGCGCTGTGGTACCCGATCGGGTTCACCGCCGGTTATCTCGCGCTGATGCTGTTCGTCGCCGCTCCGCTGCGGCGGTCGGGGGCGTACACGCTGCCGGACTTCGTCGAGGCGCGGCTGGGCTCGGGCGGGCTGCGCAAGCTCGCCACGTTCTTCGTGATCTTCATCGGCGTGCTGTACCTGCTGCCGCAGTTGCAGGCCGCCGGGCTCGTGCTCTCGCGGATCATGCCTGTGCCGCAATGGGTCGGTCCGGTCATCGTGATCGTCGTCGTGGTGGTGAACGTGTTCGGCGGCGGCATGCGCGCGATCACCGTCGTGCAGGCCTTCCAGTACTGGCTCAAGCTGTTCGCGATCGCCGTGCCCACGTTCATCCTGTGCGCGATCTTCATCGGGCGCGGCGGCGCGGGGGCGCACGAGACCTCGCTGACCGCGCCGACGTCACCGACGTTCACCGACACCACCACGGTCCGGGTCGACACGCCGGTTCGCCTGCGGATCAAGGAACCCGTGTGGCTGTGGGCGGACGGCGTGGTCAACGGCGCGCCCGCGTCGGGTGACGTGTTCTGGCGGCCGGAGGTCGGTGAGGTCACCGTCAACGCGGGAACGACGTTGCGGTTCAGCGCCGGTTCGGCGGTTCCCGTCGTCGCCGGGGCAGCCGCGGACAACGACAGCTGGATGCGACCGTCGTCCGGCGGCGCGGGTGACCTGTTCACCACGTATTCGCTGATCTTCGCCACGTTCCTCGGCACGATGGGGCTGCCGCACGTCCTGGTTCGCTTCTACACCAACCCCGACGGGAAAGCCGCGCGCCGGACGACGCTGCACATCATGCTGCTGCTCGCGCTGTTCTACATGTTCCCGCTGCTGCTCGGCGCGCTGTCGCGGATCTACGTGCCGGAGCTGCTGGTCACCGGGCGGACCGACGCGGCCGTGACGGAGTTGCCCGCCAAGATCATTCCCGGGCTCCCCGGCGAGATCCTCGGCGCGGTCACCGCCGCCGGCGCGTTCGCGGCGTTCCTCTCGACCTCGTCCGGCTTGGTGGTGAGCGTGTCCGGGGTGCTGTCCACGGACGTGCTGCGCGGCCGCGTGCGCGACTTCCGCTGGGCCGCGCTGATGGCCGGACTCGTGCCGCTGGGGATGGCGTTGGTGCTGCGGC
This window contains:
- a CDS encoding S49 family peptidase, encoding MSVTEKLVSRLPGLGDRIDRKPVVSVIKLHGVITPTPSPLGRGSISLNSVESALTRAFDHERLLAVALQVNSPGGAPTQSALVAERIRQLAARKNVPVIAFCEDVAASGGYWLACAADEIFAHGTSLVGSIGVISAGFGLTGLLERVGVERRVHTAGTNKMRLDPFQNEKPEDVEWLVGLQGQLHEQFVEWVSERRGDRLSKDHDDVFSGEVWTGAAAAERGLVDGLGTLRGVISQRYPDAEIAIAEPRRPLLARLGVGGGAAAGILGAAIQAVEHRATWSRFGL
- a CDS encoding LytR/AlgR family response regulator transcription factor yields the protein MHPTVTNESAAGLVVLCVDDERAGIEMITERLEGNRHVRKILTAFDAAEALRVLSGNDEELVTRRKAGMPAVDAVFCDLNMPGLTGIEMGRVLSEFNPPPCLVFVTGVGGDEAVDAFELGAVDYLLKPLNDQARVDKAVDRVIAKLRLNNLPAPGTAPGGGVAVQDERDDEVIPVELAGTTKLVARKSVRWVEAQGDYARLYTTDGSHLVRIPLAQLEERWGKVGFVRIHRSYLVPLNLITELRMGASGYTVVIGSEEKELPVSRRHTRELKDKLVRSPRAGFGS
- a CDS encoding cation acetate symporter → MTFYVGFRSSRAASTTQDFLVARRTVRSRRNAAAVSGEYLSAASFLGVAGLILKDGVDALWYPIGFTAGYLALMLFVAAPLRRSGAYTLPDFVEARLGSGGLRKLATFFVIFIGVLYLLPQLQAAGLVLSRIMPVPQWVGPVIVIVVVVVNVFGGGMRAITVVQAFQYWLKLFAIAVPTFILCAIFIGRGGAGAHETSLTAPTSPTFTDTTTVRVDTPVRLRIKEPVWLWADGVVNGAPASGDVFWRPEVGEVTVNAGTTLRFSAGSAVPVVAGAAADNDSWMRPSSGGAGDLFTTYSLIFATFLGTMGLPHVLVRFYTNPDGKAARRTTLHIMLLLALFYMFPLLLGALSRIYVPELLVTGRTDAAVTELPAKIIPGLPGEILGAVTAAGAFAAFLSTSSGLVVSVSGVLSTDVLRGRVRDFRWAALMAGLVPLGMALVLRPNDISLSIGVTFALAASTFCPVLLLGIWWRKLTWVGAGAGMIVGGGLVIGAIVLDVVSRYTGDWAPSFVKQPALITVPIAFFVVYIVSKATHRRQPADTSRTLLRMHAPDPLGFIRDRDVARFGTAEERARLADGRHRR